A genomic window from Litoreibacter janthinus includes:
- a CDS encoding PfkB family carbohydrate kinase encodes MSKTPDILCIGAVLWDIIGRHDNDMERGHDRPGRITRVPGGVAMNIAMALQAYGMTPALLTAIGRDAEGDELLRSCADMGMITDHIYRPHDLPTDRYMAIEGRNGLIAAIADAHSLEQAGDAILTPMSRALQGWTGLVGLDGNLTVDLLSQIASDEAFAKADLRLAPASPGKAERLRPFLSHPTATLYVNLEEAGLLLDTTFQDSATAATALLSKGLHRALVTNGAEAASLALGNKLLTFTPPKVEVKRITGAGDTFMAAHISAEATGATPETALQNAMNATATYISGDSY; translated from the coding sequence ATGAGCAAGACACCTGACATCCTGTGCATCGGTGCCGTCCTCTGGGACATCATCGGGCGCCACGACAACGATATGGAACGCGGCCATGACCGCCCCGGCCGCATCACCCGCGTGCCCGGCGGGGTGGCGATGAATATCGCTATGGCCCTGCAAGCCTATGGTATGACCCCTGCCCTATTGACCGCCATCGGCCGCGACGCAGAAGGCGACGAGTTGCTGCGCAGCTGTGCAGACATGGGGATGATCACCGATCACATCTACCGCCCTCACGACCTCCCAACAGACCGCTACATGGCCATCGAGGGCCGCAACGGTCTGATCGCGGCGATTGCGGACGCGCATTCGTTGGAACAGGCAGGCGACGCGATCCTTACGCCGATGTCACGTGCGCTGCAGGGGTGGACGGGGCTGGTGGGTCTCGACGGCAATCTCACAGTGGATTTGCTCTCCCAAATCGCTTCCGACGAGGCTTTCGCCAAGGCAGACCTGCGCCTTGCGCCCGCATCCCCCGGCAAGGCAGAGCGCCTGCGTCCGTTTCTGAGCCATCCGACAGCCACACTGTATGTAAACCTTGAAGAGGCTGGATTGTTGCTCGACACCACCTTTCAGGACAGTGCGACCGCTGCCACCGCGTTGTTGTCCAAAGGGTTGCACCGCGCACTGGTCACAAATGGCGCTGAGGCCGCATCTCTGGCCTTGGGCAACAAATTGTTAACCTTCACCCCGCCCAAAGTAGAGGTGAAGCGCATCACTGGTGCGGGCGATACATTCATGGCGGCTCATATTTCGGCCGAGGCGACAGGCGCGACGCCAGAGACCGCACTGCAAAACGCAATGAATGCGACTGCGACCTACATATCCGGAGACAGCTATTGA
- the rpsB gene encoding 30S ribosomal protein S2 yields the protein MALPEFSLRQLLEAGVHFGHQTQRWNPRMAPYIYGAKNGIHIMDLTQTVPMLDQALQVVRDTTAKGGRILFVGTKRQAQRPIAEAAEKCAQYYMNHRWLGGTLTNWKTVSNSINRLKSIDEAMENGFTGLTKKERLGMERDQGKLQASLGGIREMGGVPDLLVVIDVNKEDLAIAEAKKLGIPVIAVVDTNCSPDGIDYLIPGNDDASRAIGLYCDLVARAALDGMQAQMGAAGVDIGAMEEAPVEEAVAAEAPAEG from the coding sequence ATGGCTTTGCCAGAATTTTCGCTCCGTCAGCTGCTTGAGGCTGGCGTACACTTTGGTCACCAAACCCAACGCTGGAACCCACGTATGGCCCCGTATATCTACGGCGCCAAGAACGGGATCCACATCATGGACCTGACCCAAACCGTCCCAATGCTGGACCAAGCGCTGCAAGTTGTGCGCGACACCACAGCAAAAGGCGGCCGCATTCTGTTCGTCGGCACCAAGCGTCAGGCACAACGCCCGATCGCCGAAGCCGCAGAGAAATGCGCACAGTACTACATGAACCACCGCTGGTTGGGCGGCACGTTGACGAACTGGAAAACAGTTTCCAATTCGATCAACCGTCTGAAGTCTATCGACGAAGCTATGGAAAACGGCTTTACCGGCCTGACCAAGAAAGAGCGTCTGGGCATGGAGCGTGACCAAGGCAAGCTTCAGGCTTCCCTCGGCGGTATCCGCGAAATGGGCGGCGTCCCTGACCTGCTGGTCGTGATCGACGTGAACAAAGAAGACCTCGCCATCGCAGAAGCCAAAAAACTTGGCATCCCAGTGATCGCAGTGGTTGACACCAACTGCTCGCCAGACGGTATCGACTACCTGATCCCAGGCAACGACGACGCATCGCGCGCCATCGGCCTGTATTGCGATCTGGTGGCCCGCGCGGCTCTGGACGGCATGCAAGCACAGATGGGCGCTGCTGGTGTTGATATCGGTGCGATGGAAGAAGCTCCTGTTGAAGAAGCTGTTGCTGCCGAAGCACCTGCCGAGGGCTAA
- the tsf gene encoding translation elongation factor Ts: MAITAAMVKELRDSTGAGMMDAKKALTETDGDMEAAVDWLRTKGLAKAAKKSGRTAAEGLVAVKVDGGVGVAVEVNSETDFVGKNAEFQAMVAGVADVAIGVKTTEELAAADMGGKTVADVITAKVATIGENMSLRRMARLEGPSVVSYVHNAAAEGMGKIGVLVALSAENEAFGKQVAMHVAAVNPASLSEADLDPAVVEKEKNVQMDIARESGKPEAVIEKMIVGRMKKFMAEVTLLNQQFVVNPDVTVGEAAKEAGVEITGFVRLEVGEGIEKKEENFAEEVAATLKG, encoded by the coding sequence ATGGCGATTACCGCTGCAATGGTGAAAGAACTGCGCGACTCGACCGGCGCAGGCATGATGGACGCAAAAAAAGCACTGACCGAAACCGATGGCGACATGGAAGCCGCTGTTGATTGGCTGCGCACCAAAGGCTTGGCAAAAGCTGCTAAGAAGTCTGGCCGCACAGCGGCAGAAGGCCTTGTGGCAGTTAAAGTAGATGGCGGTGTTGGTGTCGCTGTGGAAGTGAACTCGGAAACCGACTTCGTTGGTAAGAACGCCGAATTCCAAGCCATGGTTGCGGGCGTGGCCGATGTCGCAATCGGCGTCAAAACCACAGAAGAACTGGCTGCGGCTGACATGGGCGGAAAAACTGTCGCTGACGTCATCACTGCCAAGGTCGCGACGATCGGTGAGAACATGTCCCTGCGCCGCATGGCCCGTTTGGAAGGCCCGTCCGTGGTTTCCTACGTCCACAACGCAGCTGCCGAGGGCATGGGCAAAATCGGTGTTCTGGTGGCACTTTCCGCTGAGAACGAAGCGTTCGGCAAACAGGTCGCTATGCACGTTGCGGCTGTGAACCCCGCGTCCTTGTCCGAAGCGGATTTGGACCCGGCTGTTGTCGAAAAAGAGAAAAACGTCCAGATGGATATCGCTCGTGAGAGCGGCAAGCCAGAGGCCGTTATCGAAAAGATGATTGTTGGCCGTATGAAGAAATTCATGGCCGAAGTGACGTTGCTGAACCAGCAGTTTGTTGTGAACCCTGACGTCACCGTCGGCGAAGCTGCAAAAGAAGCTGGCGTAGAGATCACCGGTTTCGTTCGCCTAGAAGTCGGCGAAGGCATCGAGAAGAAAGAAGAGAACTTTGCAGAAGAAGTTGCGGCAACGCTGAAAGGCTAA
- a CDS encoding LuxR family transcriptional regulator: MIQEHLSAIIASNSLEEVWSLHTAKMAEFGFDRIVYGYTRFRTGSTLGDLQDALILTNHDAAYVEHFVGDGAYYQGPMVAWAAENVGACSWRMMQELAMSGQLSPGEMEVVALNQRLDVTAGYTVSFHDVSLRAKGATGLTARRGLTQDDVDAVWMQHGADLELANKVMHLKVTQLPHTTGQRRPLTARQREVLEWVADGKTIQDTATIMGLNPATVEKHLRLARETLDVDTTAQAILKASSQNQFFLIER, translated from the coding sequence ATGATTCAGGAGCATCTCAGTGCAATCATCGCAAGCAATTCACTTGAAGAGGTGTGGTCTCTTCACACGGCCAAAATGGCGGAATTTGGTTTTGACCGGATCGTCTACGGCTATACCCGCTTTCGCACGGGCAGCACGCTCGGAGATTTGCAAGATGCTCTTATCCTGACCAATCATGACGCAGCATATGTCGAACACTTCGTTGGCGATGGCGCATATTATCAAGGTCCGATGGTGGCTTGGGCCGCGGAGAATGTCGGAGCTTGTAGCTGGCGTATGATGCAGGAACTGGCGATGAGTGGTCAGCTCTCCCCTGGTGAGATGGAAGTTGTTGCCCTGAACCAGCGGTTGGATGTGACGGCTGGATACACAGTTAGCTTCCACGACGTATCGCTTAGGGCCAAAGGCGCCACGGGACTGACTGCACGCCGTGGTCTGACACAGGACGACGTTGACGCGGTCTGGATGCAACACGGCGCTGATCTTGAGCTTGCCAATAAGGTTATGCATCTCAAGGTCACGCAATTGCCGCACACGACGGGCCAGCGCCGGCCCCTTACAGCGCGGCAACGCGAAGTTTTGGAATGGGTCGCCGACGGTAAGACTATTCAGGACACCGCCACAATCATGGGGCTCAATCCGGCCACCGTGGAAAAACACCTGCGGCTGGCGCGGGAGACACTGGATGTCGATACGACGGCGCAGGCCATTCTCAAAGCGTCCAGCCAGAACCAGTTCTTCTTGATCGAGCGTTAA
- the aroQ gene encoding type II 3-dehydroquinate dehydratase, with protein MISVLVLNGPNLNLLGTRQPEVYGSVTLADVEDLCRNHGATVGLDVTCLQSNHEGVLIDAIHEAKGVHGGIVMNAGAFTHTSVAIMDAIASVELPVVEVHLSNIHAREEFRHKSFVAPVALGQIAGFGATSYVLALDALAKHLGSEA; from the coding sequence ATGATCTCTGTACTTGTCCTCAATGGGCCAAATCTGAATTTGCTTGGCACCCGCCAGCCCGAGGTCTACGGTTCCGTTACTCTGGCCGATGTTGAGGATCTGTGTAGAAACCACGGGGCGACAGTTGGATTGGACGTTACCTGTCTACAGTCCAACCATGAGGGCGTTCTGATTGATGCGATACATGAGGCCAAGGGCGTCCATGGAGGGATCGTAATGAATGCCGGTGCCTTCACACACACATCAGTAGCGATTATGGATGCCATTGCGTCTGTTGAATTGCCCGTCGTTGAGGTTCACTTGTCAAACATCCACGCCCGTGAAGAATTCCGGCACAAATCCTTCGTCGCTCCGGTGGCCTTGGGTCAGATCGCTGGGTTCGGCGCGACGAGTTATGTGTTGGCACTGGACGCTTTGGCAAAACATCTTGGGTCAGAGGCATGA
- the phoB gene encoding phosphate regulon transcriptional regulator PhoB, translating to MSTQPIVLVVEDDPSQREVLAYNIRAEGYQVETAANGDEALLRVQEYAPDVVVLDWMLPNVSGIEICRQMKAKPETRGIPVIMLSARSEEDDRVRGLETGADDYVVKPYSVAELLARIRTQLRRSRPSSVGQRLEFDDLVMDIEEHRVFRDEVQLKLGPTEFRLLATFMERPGRVWSREQLLDRVWGRDIYVDTRTVDVHVGRLRKVLCSTGGDDPVRTVRGAGYALG from the coding sequence ATGTCCACGCAACCTATTGTTCTTGTGGTTGAAGATGACCCGTCGCAGCGCGAAGTGCTGGCCTATAATATTCGGGCCGAAGGGTATCAGGTTGAAACTGCAGCAAATGGAGACGAAGCGCTTCTGCGTGTTCAGGAATATGCTCCGGATGTCGTCGTTCTGGATTGGATGCTTCCCAACGTCTCTGGCATCGAAATCTGTCGTCAAATGAAGGCCAAGCCTGAAACGCGCGGCATTCCGGTGATCATGCTATCAGCGCGCTCTGAAGAAGATGACCGTGTCCGAGGCCTTGAAACTGGCGCAGACGACTATGTGGTAAAGCCGTATTCGGTGGCGGAACTTCTGGCCCGCATTCGCACTCAGCTCCGTCGCTCGCGACCGTCTAGTGTGGGGCAAAGGCTCGAATTCGATGATCTGGTGATGGATATCGAGGAGCATCGCGTTTTCAGAGACGAGGTGCAGTTGAAGCTTGGGCCGACCGAGTTTCGTCTTCTGGCGACCTTTATGGAACGACCCGGTCGCGTTTGGTCGCGTGAGCAGCTTCTGGATCGTGTCTGGGGCCGAGACATCTATGTTGATACGCGGACTGTCGATGTTCATGTCGGCCGATTGCGCAAAGTTCTGTGTTCAACTGGGGGCGATGATCCAGTCAGGACGGTGCGCGGCGCGGGCTATGCACTAGGCTGA
- the phoU gene encoding phosphate signaling complex protein PhoU, protein MMDQGHIASAFDRDLEAVQALIMKMGGLVETAISDSARALEMRDTELAEQVRKNDKLIDALEEQVASEVARVIAVRSPAAGDLRTVLSVLKISGNLERMGDYAKNLGKRTSVLSEMPAVTGAGGSLRRMTQLVNLMLKDALDAYIQRDVALAEDVRQRDTDVDQMYNALFREFLTHMMEDPRNITACMHLHFIAKNVERMGDHVTSICEQVIYLVTGALPDEDREKQDRTSTDSAIGQV, encoded by the coding sequence ATGATGGACCAAGGACATATCGCCTCCGCTTTTGATCGTGATTTGGAAGCCGTACAGGCCCTGATCATGAAAATGGGCGGCTTGGTGGAAACTGCGATTTCCGACTCTGCACGTGCGCTAGAGATGCGCGACACCGAACTTGCTGAGCAAGTGCGCAAGAACGACAAGCTCATCGACGCGCTGGAAGAACAGGTCGCATCTGAAGTCGCACGTGTGATCGCTGTGCGATCGCCCGCGGCGGGTGACCTGCGAACAGTGCTATCAGTGCTCAAAATCTCGGGCAATCTGGAGCGCATGGGCGACTATGCCAAAAACCTCGGCAAGCGCACATCTGTCTTGTCTGAGATGCCAGCAGTCACAGGGGCAGGCGGCTCCTTGCGCCGCATGACACAACTGGTGAACCTGATGCTTAAAGACGCATTAGACGCCTATATCCAACGCGATGTCGCCTTGGCAGAGGATGTGCGCCAGCGGGATACGGATGTGGATCAGATGTACAACGCGCTGTTTCGCGAGTTCCTGACTCATATGATGGAAGACCCGCGCAACATAACTGCTTGTATGCATCTACATTTTATTGCGAAGAACGTGGAGCGTATGGGTGATCACGTCACCTCGATTTGCGAGCAAGTGATATATCTCGTGACCGGTGCCTTGCCAGATGAAGATCGCGAAAAGCAAGATAGAACCTCAACGGACAGCGCTATAGGTCAAGTTTAA
- the pstB gene encoding phosphate ABC transporter ATP-binding protein PstB, translated as MSKDIKISAKGVDVFYGDTHAIKGVDVEIENKAVTAFIGPSGCGKSTFLRCINRMNDTIDICRVTGDILLEGEDIYAKSVDPVQLRARVGMVFQKPNPFPKSIYDNVAYGPTIHGLAKNKAELDEIVEQSLRRAAIWDEVKDRLHQPGTGLSGGQQQRLCIGRAIATAPEVLLMDEPCSALDPIATAQVEELIDELRANYTVVIVTHSMQQAARVSQKTAFFHLGDLVEYGDTNKIFTNPEDSRTESYITGRIG; from the coding sequence ATGTCCAAAGATATCAAGATTAGCGCCAAGGGCGTGGACGTGTTCTATGGCGACACGCACGCCATCAAAGGCGTGGACGTGGAGATCGAGAACAAAGCCGTGACGGCATTTATCGGCCCATCTGGCTGCGGGAAGTCCACCTTCCTGCGCTGTATAAACCGAATGAATGACACGATCGACATTTGCCGCGTGACGGGTGATATCCTGCTCGAGGGCGAAGATATCTATGCCAAGTCGGTCGATCCGGTGCAACTGCGCGCCCGTGTTGGTATGGTGTTTCAAAAGCCGAACCCGTTTCCAAAATCGATCTATGACAATGTGGCCTACGGACCGACGATTCACGGATTGGCGAAGAACAAAGCGGAACTTGATGAAATTGTTGAACAATCCCTGCGTCGCGCCGCGATCTGGGACGAGGTGAAAGACCGCTTGCACCAGCCCGGAACAGGCCTTTCTGGCGGGCAACAGCAACGCTTGTGTATCGGGCGCGCGATTGCCACTGCGCCAGAAGTTTTGCTGATGGACGAGCCATGTTCAGCGCTTGACCCGATTGCGACCGCACAGGTCGAGGAACTGATCGACGAACTGCGCGCAAATTACACCGTCGTCATCGTAACCCACTCTATGCAACAAGCTGCGCGCGTGAGCCAGAAGACGGCGTTCTTCCACTTGGGCGACCTTGTAGAATACGGCGACACCAACAAGATTTTCACCAACCCCGAAGACAGCCGCACCGAGAGTTACATCACCGGCCGGATCGGGTAG